The archaeon BMS3Bbin15 genome includes the window ATTATCTATGCTATGTTATATCCTAAAAATAGCAATGTTTTATAATTCATTGTTTGGTTAATAAAGACCTAAAGGATGTAAGTATAAAGGTGAATTTTTTGGAAAAAAATAAATATAAAACTACTGAGGAAGTTAAGGTGCCTGAGAGCCTTATCGACCAGGTTATAGGTCAGGAGGATGCCGTAGAAGTTATAGTCAAAGCTGCCAAGCAGAAGAGGCATATTCTTCTAATAGGGGACCCAGGGACTGGTAAATCCATGCTTGGCAGGGCAATGTCTGAACTTCTGCCTATAGAAGAGCTGGAGGACATACTTGTCCACCCAAATCTTGAGGATAAAAATAATCCGCGTATTGAACTGGTCAAGGCAGGTACCGGTGAACAAATTATTAAAGGTTACAGGGAGCAGAGGAGGAAGGCCGAGGCCCCCATAAATATAATGTTCAAGGCGCTTTTTGTTATACTTGGTTTAATTATAATTTATTATACTATTGTGATGCGCCAGCCCTATATTCTGTTTCTGGGTATTATTGCCTTTGTGTTCCTGCTAATGGGGCGTCAGTATGTTAAGGTTAAGGATGATGTTCTGGTGCCCAAGCTGCTGGTAAACAACAAGGACAAAAAGATTGTCCCGTTTATAGATGCCACAGGGTCACATGCCGGTGCTCTTCTTGGTGATGTACGTCATGACCCATTCCAGAGTGGTGGCCTTGAAACTCCTCCTCACGAACTTATCGAGGCAGGTGCTATTCATAGAGCACATAAGGGAGTACTTTTTGTGGATGAAATCGCCACACTGGGAATGTCATCCCAGCAGTCCCTGCTAACAGCAATGCAGGATGGGAAATCTTCCATCACAGGTCAGAGCGAGAGGTCAAGCGGGGCAATGGTGAGAACAGAACCTGCACCATGTGAATTTGTGCTGGTGGCGGCTGGTAATCTTGAGGTTATGAAACATTTGCACCCTGCCCTGAGGTCAAGGATAAGGGGTTACGGCTATGAAATTTATATGAAGAATGTTATGGAGGATACGCCGGAAAACTGCGAAAAGCTTGTGCGCTTTGTTGCCCAAGAAGTTATCAAGGACAAAAAAATCCCACATTTTACAATGGAAGCTGTTGACCTTATTATCAAAGAAGCCAGAAAGAGGGCGGGCCGCAGCGGAAATCTAACCTTAAAACTGAGAGGTCTTGGAGGTCTGATAAGGGCTGCCGGTGATGTTGCTATAAGCGAAAACGCTGAATATGTAGAGCCTGAACATGTAATCAAGGCTAAGAGTATTTCCAAAACTCTGGAACAGCAGATTGCCGACAGATACATCAGCCAGAAGAAAGATTATGAAGTATATAAGACAGAAGGTGCTGAAATCGGCAAGGTTAATGGTCTGGCTGTTATTGGTAATGACAGTGGTGTTATTCTGCCGATTGTGGCTGAGGTTACTCCTGCTCAGAGCCGGGACGAAGGAAAGATTATTGCAACAGGCAAGCTCAGGATTATAGCCCGAGAAGCTATTCAGAATGTCTCTGCAATTATTAAAAAACATACAGGCACGGATGTCTCGAAATATGATGTTCATATCCAGTTTCTCCAGACGTATGAAGGTGTGGAGGGTGACAGCGCAAGCATAAGTGTAGCCACAGCAGTATTTTCTGCTCTTGAGAATCTGCCTGTAAACCAGAATGTTGCCATGACAGGCAGTTTGAGTGTCAGAGGGGATGTACTACCTATCGGGGGTGTAAATGCCAAGATTGAAGCAGCAATAAGTGCTGGAATAGGCAGGGTCATTATCCCTCAGGGTAACATGAAGGATGTCATGCTGGACACAAAGAAAAAGGGAAAAATCGAGGTAATTGCTGTTAGAAGCCTTTCCGAAGTTCTGGAACACGCCCTTGTATGGGAAAATGCTAAAGAAGGGCTTATTGGACGTTTTAAGGACCTCATACAGATTCCTACTTCTATAGAAGGGGCTATCAATCCAAAGGAGTCTAGCAGCTAAGAGGATTTGTTATGCAATGGCTTTTAGGTATTGAATATAAAAAAAAGTATTAAAAAGGTGTTATCATATCCTGGCAAGAAGACCCACCTCCTTCAGGGGTGGGATGAATTGCCCCATTACAATTTTAAAACTGTATTCCTTTCCCATATTTTACCA containing:
- the lon2 gene encoding lon protease 2 encodes the protein MVNKDLKDVSIKVNFLEKNKYKTTEEVKVPESLIDQVIGQEDAVEVIVKAAKQKRHILLIGDPGTGKSMLGRAMSELLPIEELEDILVHPNLEDKNNPRIELVKAGTGEQIIKGYREQRRKAEAPINIMFKALFVILGLIIIYYTIVMRQPYILFLGIIAFVFLLMGRQYVKVKDDVLVPKLLVNNKDKKIVPFIDATGSHAGALLGDVRHDPFQSGGLETPPHELIEAGAIHRAHKGVLFVDEIATLGMSSQQSLLTAMQDGKSSITGQSERSSGAMVRTEPAPCEFVLVAAGNLEVMKHLHPALRSRIRGYGYEIYMKNVMEDTPENCEKLVRFVAQEVIKDKKIPHFTMEAVDLIIKEARKRAGRSGNLTLKLRGLGGLIRAAGDVAISENAEYVEPEHVIKAKSISKTLEQQIADRYISQKKDYEVYKTEGAEIGKVNGLAVIGNDSGVILPIVAEVTPAQSRDEGKIIATGKLRIIAREAIQNVSAIIKKHTGTDVSKYDVHIQFLQTYEGVEGDSASISVATAVFSALENLPVNQNVAMTGSLSVRGDVLPIGGVNAKIEAAISAGIGRVIIPQGNMKDVMLDTKKKGKIEVIAVRSLSEVLEHALVWENAKEGLIGRFKDLIQIPTSIEGAINPKESSS